The following are encoded together in the Platichthys flesus chromosome 9, fPlaFle2.1, whole genome shotgun sequence genome:
- the LOC133961204 gene encoding uncharacterized protein LOC133961204 isoform X1, translating into MHECSCRNTFDGKQQQQVKKKKRDEALIKEKMQRTFSLRRQEVLQEPKIPEFFNKWPALFDVIEINLEFMRLTTVPLTLTFLRELDRLTGDLIRVFNTKGGATGEKIGAMMAKMENAAEDLRQTIKPKPDVKRSNASLDKVQSLLSSRKSLRLKEAQNLSLRVGRTYEHDIECSEAEADVAGTTMAIYTVQAEGDDHDGPGGLFADVGMVLEGVQVLNNLQSINHACVMLYGLVYALNLSYPKNLKYTFKAYQKILMDLESSKPSAKVRALKLKLLR; encoded by the exons ATGCATGAGTGCAGTTGCCGAAACACTTTTGacggaaaacaacaacaacag gtaaaaaagaagaaaagggatgAGGCCCTCATCAAGGAAAAGATGCAGCGTACATTCTCcctcaggagacaggaggttCTCCAGGAGCCAAAGATTCCAGAGTTTTTCAATAAATGGCCAGCACTCTTTGACGTCATTGAG ATCAACTTGGAGTTTATGCGGCTGACAACTGTACCACTGACCTTAACATTTTTGAGGGAACTGGACCGCCTGACCGGCGACCTGATCAGGGTTTTCAACACTAAAGGGGGAGCTACAGGGGAAAAAATCGGAGCCATGATGGCAAAGATGGagaat GCAGCTGAGGATCTGAGGCAGACTATAAAGCCAAAGCCGGATGTGAAGAG GTCAAATGCTTCGTTGGATAAAGTGCAGTCTCTTCTGTCTTCCCGGAAATCCTTGCGTCTTAAGGAAGCACAAAACCTTAGCCTCAGAGTAGGACGAACCTATGAACAT gACATCGAATGCAGTGAGGCCGAGGCAGATGTCGCAGGGACAACCATGGCAATCTACACCGTTCAAGCTGAGGGTGATGATCATGATGGTCCTGGTGGACTCTTTGCAGATGTCGGTATGGTCCTGGAAGGGGTCCAAGTTCTCAACAACCTCCAAAGTATCAACCATGCATGCGTAATGCTTTATGGGTTGGTCTATGCTCTTAATTTGAGCTATCCAAAAAACTTGAAGTATACATTCAAAGCTTACCAGAAGATCCTGATGGACCTGGAATCGTCCAAGCCTTCAGCCAAAGTACGAGCACTGAAACTCAAATTGCTCAGGTGA
- the LOC133961204 gene encoding uncharacterized protein LOC133961204 isoform X2 yields MTELEVKKKKRDEALIKEKMQRTFSLRRQEVLQEPKIPEFFNKWPALFDVIEINLEFMRLTTVPLTLTFLRELDRLTGDLIRVFNTKGGATGEKIGAMMAKMENAAEDLRQTIKPKPDVKRSNASLDKVQSLLSSRKSLRLKEAQNLSLRVGRTYEHDIECSEAEADVAGTTMAIYTVQAEGDDHDGPGGLFADVGMVLEGVQVLNNLQSINHACVMLYGLVYALNLSYPKNLKYTFKAYQKILMDLESSKPSAKVRALKLKLLR; encoded by the exons ATGACAGAGTTAGAG gtaaaaaagaagaaaagggatgAGGCCCTCATCAAGGAAAAGATGCAGCGTACATTCTCcctcaggagacaggaggttCTCCAGGAGCCAAAGATTCCAGAGTTTTTCAATAAATGGCCAGCACTCTTTGACGTCATTGAG ATCAACTTGGAGTTTATGCGGCTGACAACTGTACCACTGACCTTAACATTTTTGAGGGAACTGGACCGCCTGACCGGCGACCTGATCAGGGTTTTCAACACTAAAGGGGGAGCTACAGGGGAAAAAATCGGAGCCATGATGGCAAAGATGGagaat GCAGCTGAGGATCTGAGGCAGACTATAAAGCCAAAGCCGGATGTGAAGAG GTCAAATGCTTCGTTGGATAAAGTGCAGTCTCTTCTGTCTTCCCGGAAATCCTTGCGTCTTAAGGAAGCACAAAACCTTAGCCTCAGAGTAGGACGAACCTATGAACAT gACATCGAATGCAGTGAGGCCGAGGCAGATGTCGCAGGGACAACCATGGCAATCTACACCGTTCAAGCTGAGGGTGATGATCATGATGGTCCTGGTGGACTCTTTGCAGATGTCGGTATGGTCCTGGAAGGGGTCCAAGTTCTCAACAACCTCCAAAGTATCAACCATGCATGCGTAATGCTTTATGGGTTGGTCTATGCTCTTAATTTGAGCTATCCAAAAAACTTGAAGTATACATTCAAAGCTTACCAGAAGATCCTGATGGACCTGGAATCGTCCAAGCCTTCAGCCAAAGTACGAGCACTGAAACTCAAATTGCTCAGGTGA